The Prosthecobacter fusiformis sequence GACATCGGCGATCTGCTGGTAAGAGCAGTCGTGCATGAATTTGAGACGAATGACTTCTCTTTGGTTCGGGCGGAGTTTTTCCACGAGTTCCCAGATGCGTGCGTGAAGTTCATGGGAATCGGCATTTTCCGCAGGGTCCGGATCAAAAGAGACCGCTCCTGCCAAAGCATCTTCATTGCCAAGATCCAGCCGGTGATCCTTCCGCAGGATGTCGAGGGCTCGATTTCGGCAGACCGTGAAGAGCCAGGCTTTGAGGTTATCCCGTACTTTCTCTGGATCGGTGAGGTATAGCTTAAGCAGGGAGTCCTGGACGACATCACGCGCGCGCTCGAAGTCTCCATTGAGCACGCCGGCCGTGTAAGCGATGAGGTTACTCTCGTACTGGTCCAGCGCCCGCCTGACGAGGAGGGAGGCTTCATCTTGATGAGGCTGGCCGGACATGTTTTCACTTTGCGACTTTTGTAACGTCTGGGGAAGAGATTTGTTAGAGTGGACTGTGCAGAACGTTCGGAGAATCCGGCCATTTGGAGGTTCGCTCTCCCTGTCCCCACTTTTTACGCGTAAGCTCACCCCTGAATGTCCCACACTCCCGCCTCCCGCCTACCTCTCGCTTTTTTACTTGGGACTTTGAGCCTGCTCAGCGCTTTTTTGCTCTTCCAGGTACAACCGGTCATCAGCAAATTTATTCTTCCCTGGTTCGGTGGCAGTCCGGGGGTGTGGACGACCTGCATGGTCTTTTTCCAAATCGTGCTTTTTGCCGGGTATGCATATGCGCATCTGCTGACGCGATTGAGACCGCGCATGCAGGCTCTGATTCACAGCATCCTTATCCTGGCCGCACTGCTCGTCTTACCCATCGCCCCTGGTGATGGCTGGAAACCTTCTGGAGACGAGGATCCCGCCGGGCGTATTTTGCTGTTACTGCTCGGCACCGTGGGGCTGCCCTATTTTGTCCTTTCGAGCACCAGCCCCCTGGCACAGGTCTGGTTTACCCGGGCAGTGCCGGGGGGCACTCCTTGGCGATTGTATGCCTTGTCGAATATCGGCTCCCTGGCGGCATTACTGAGCTACCCCTTCTTTTTTGAACCCAGACTGGAGGTCACTGCGCAGACGTGGTTGTGGTCAGGGGCCTTTGTGCTTTTCGCTCTGCTTTCCACCACCATGGCCTGGAAGGTCAGCGGGAAAAAAGGGCGTATGGAAGCCAGGGAAGAGACTCCTGAAAGGCTGGATGAAAAACCGAAGTGGTGGCATCGCCTCCTATGGGTAGCCCTGCCGGCACTGGCCAGTGTCATGCTCCTGGCCACGACAAACCACGTGTGTCAGGATGTGGCCG is a genomic window containing:
- a CDS encoding RNA polymerase sigma factor, with the protein product MSGQPHQDEASLLVRRALDQYESNLIAYTAGVLNGDFERARDVVQDSLLKLYLTDPEKVRDNLKAWLFTVCRNRALDILRKDHRLDLGNEDALAGAVSFDPDPAENADSHELHARIWELVEKLRPNQREVIRLKFMHDCSYQQIADVTGLTVGNVGFIMHVAIKKLREHLNRELATRSN